Genomic segment of Candidatus Binatia bacterium:
GAAGTCGAGGCGACGGTCGCCGGCACACTCGCCCGCATTTTGCACCCGATCGAGGCCGTGGTGCCGTGCGCGGGCGTCGTTGCCGTGATCGCACTGCCCGGAGAAGACCCGGTTGCGGTAGCCGCCGCGCCTCGCGAAGCCGCGGCAGCACCGACCCCACCGACCGCGGCCGTCGCGTCGGCGGCACCGGGGCCGCCGACGGGCGGTGCTCCGGCGACCCCGGCGGCACGCAAGCTCGCCAGGGAAAAGGGTGTGGATCTGGCGCGCGTCGCCGGGACGGGTCCGGGCGGCCGCATCACGCGCGAGGACGTCGAGGCGGCGCTCACCGGCGGGCAGCAGCCGGCTCCCGGCAGCGGTCACGGCGAGCCGTTGCGCGGGATGCGCAAGACGATCGCCGATCGGATGCTCTCCAGTTTGCAGACCACGGCGCAATTGACGATCACCACCGAGGCCGATGTCGGGGCACTGGTGGCCCGGCGTCAGCGGCTCCAGGCCGAGCATCCGCTGACCTACACCGACCTGCTGACCGAGGCGGTCGCGCGCGCCTTGCGGGAGCATCCGCGACTGAACGCCACCACCGACGGCGAGAGAGTC
This window contains:
- a CDS encoding 2-oxo acid dehydrogenase subunit E2, with the protein product MPKFGLTMQEGRIQQWFKAEGEPVAVGDKLFEVETEKVLYEVEATVAGTLARILHPIEAVVPCAGVVAVIALPGEDPVAVAAAPREAAAAPTPPTAAVASAAPGPPTGGAPATPAARKLAREKGVDLARVAGTGPGGRITREDVEAALTGGQQPAPGSGHGEPLRGMRKTIADRMLSSLQTTAQLTITTEADVGALVARRQRLQAEHPLTYTDLLTEAVARALREHPRLNATTDGERVSVHDVVHLGVAIALDDGLVVGVIRAADRQPLHALAAAARGLAERARAGTLGLDDVTGGTFTITNLGAYGVDAFTPILHTPQVAILGVGRIVEKPVVRDGQIVIRPTMVLSLTFDHRIIDGAPAARFLQRVVELLG